In Treponema primitia ZAS-2, a genomic segment contains:
- the argA gene encoding amino-acid N-acetyltransferase codes for MDNSVSESSQVDLIREAFHYQSRFESSTMVFKIDFPVTEDPGFSYLMKDLALLARTGFRVVIVPGAKEWIDSVLLEHGIVSNYAGTKRITTGAAIPFVEMAAFHVATRVMTGLAAGSSPSDVTGRVDAVIGNFVRARGLGVESGVDMEHTGMVDRILTDPIGRVLNLEMVPILPCIGWSSAGKPYNVSSDEIALAASTALGAIKLFIVSLDPGLRAGAYRLPENIQVGEKGRIVRLTPQEAEAILGMNSDKAGDKPLEELRLALGASRAGVERVHIINGREEGAVLRELFSNLGVGTMVYADDYESIRALKPQDIPDLLRLMEPLMQQGILLRRRPEDIQEKMGDYAVFEIDGSVHACGALHDWGESQGEIAALATDPAYADMGLGGRIVRYLIDRAQRQGFRRVFVLTTRTQDWFEFLGFKECPIESLPERKRRIYDRNRKSKAFALEL; via the coding sequence ATGGACAATTCCGTTTCAGAAAGCTCCCAGGTGGACCTGATCAGGGAGGCTTTTCATTACCAAAGCCGTTTTGAGAGCTCTACCATGGTCTTTAAGATCGATTTTCCTGTTACCGAGGACCCGGGCTTTTCCTACCTGATGAAGGACCTGGCTCTGCTGGCCCGGACCGGGTTCCGGGTGGTCATTGTTCCGGGCGCCAAGGAATGGATCGATTCGGTGCTGCTGGAACACGGGATCGTGTCAAATTATGCGGGAACAAAGCGGATAACCACCGGCGCAGCCATCCCCTTTGTGGAAATGGCCGCCTTCCACGTGGCCACCCGGGTCATGACCGGCCTTGCTGCAGGAAGTTCCCCCAGCGATGTCACGGGCCGGGTCGATGCGGTGATCGGGAATTTTGTCCGCGCCCGAGGGCTTGGGGTAGAAAGCGGGGTCGATATGGAGCATACCGGCATGGTGGACCGGATACTTACGGACCCCATTGGCCGGGTTTTGAATCTGGAGATGGTCCCCATACTCCCCTGCATAGGCTGGAGCTCCGCAGGAAAGCCCTACAATGTATCCAGTGATGAAATCGCCCTGGCGGCCTCCACTGCCCTGGGTGCAATCAAGCTTTTCATAGTATCCCTGGATCCGGGGCTGCGGGCCGGGGCATATAGGCTGCCGGAAAACATCCAGGTCGGGGAAAAGGGCCGCATAGTCCGGCTTACCCCCCAGGAAGCGGAGGCTATTCTGGGAATGAACAGCGATAAAGCGGGGGACAAGCCTCTGGAGGAACTGCGGCTGGCCCTGGGGGCTTCCCGGGCCGGGGTAGAGCGGGTGCACATTATCAACGGCCGGGAAGAAGGGGCGGTACTCAGGGAACTTTTCTCCAACCTGGGGGTCGGGACCATGGTCTACGCCGATGATTACGAATCCATACGGGCCCTCAAACCCCAGGACATCCCGGACCTGCTCCGGCTCATGGAACCCTTAATGCAGCAGGGCATCCTTTTGCGGCGGCGCCCCGAGGATATCCAGGAAAAGATGGGGGATTATGCAGTGTTTGAGATAGATGGTTCGGTCCACGCCTGCGGGGCCCTCCATGACTGGGGGGAAAGCCAGGGCGAAATAGCAGCCCTGGCCACCGACCCAGCCTATGCCGACATGGGCCTGGGCGGGCGCATTGTCCGCTACCTTATCGACCGGGCCCAACGCCAGGGTTTCCGCCGGGTCTTCGTACTGACCACCCGCACCCAGGACTGGTTTGAATTCCTGGGCTTCAAGGAATGCCCCATAGAAAGCCTCCCTGAACGGAAGCGGCGTATTTATGACCGGAACCGGAAAAGCAAGGCCTTTGCATTGGAGTTGTGA
- a CDS encoding bacteriohemerythrin produces the protein MDDHEIVKWSPTYSIGIRIVDEQHQGLIRLTNELFISCLKGGEVANARFLKTIRETVQYVQFHFATEEAIQKRVHYPDYAAHKKEHESFVKEVLLSVAEFNSGKKFLPNKFAKYLRDWVLTHIAVSDKKLGDYIQTLREKASRSGQGAKAPVRAGN, from the coding sequence ATGGACGATCATGAAATAGTCAAATGGAGTCCTACCTATTCAATAGGTATCCGTATAGTTGACGAACAGCATCAGGGGCTTATCAGGCTGACCAATGAGCTTTTTATCAGCTGCCTAAAGGGTGGGGAAGTGGCCAATGCCCGGTTCCTAAAGACCATCCGCGAGACCGTTCAGTATGTACAGTTCCATTTTGCCACTGAAGAAGCCATTCAGAAGCGGGTACATTACCCGGATTATGCGGCCCATAAAAAAGAACACGAGTCTTTTGTGAAGGAAGTGCTCCTTTCTGTGGCAGAATTCAATTCCGGAAAGAAGTTCCTCCCCAACAAATTTGCCAAATACCTCCGGGACTGGGTTCTGACCCACATTGCGGTATCAGACAAGAAACTGGGTGATTACATCCAGACCCTACGGGAAAAAGCCAGCCGTTCAGGCCAGGGCGCAAAGGCCCCGGTCCGCGCAGGAAACTGA
- the bioB gene encoding biotin synthase BioB, producing MRLDLKRDFETVPLTKEEALDILDWDDRDLPTLLDAVYKLRKKYKGNTVGIQILTNGRSGNCSQNCAYCAQSRESSAEIDTYRLVPYEKLARDDRLVKEKGLARHCIGLSGISFTDEEIDEFATYVRSLKKESGTHICCSIGFLTADQGRKLKEAGVNRINHNLNSSRSYYPQICTTHTWDERAANIKMLQGLGFEICCGGIVGLGEARADVADLLLSIREINPQSVPINFLLPLKGTPLESQDTSFLTAEYCLKVLCLARLMVPASDIRCAAGREVYLKGRERQMFMAVDSIFASGYLTAGGQGVDDTIKVITDAGFEYMVEGT from the coding sequence ATGAGATTGGACTTAAAAAGAGACTTTGAAACGGTTCCTTTAACAAAGGAAGAAGCCCTGGATATCCTTGATTGGGATGATCGGGATTTGCCGACCCTTCTGGATGCCGTATATAAGTTACGTAAAAAGTACAAAGGCAACACCGTGGGCATCCAGATCCTCACCAACGGCAGGAGCGGGAACTGTTCCCAAAACTGCGCCTACTGCGCCCAGTCCCGGGAATCCAGTGCAGAGATAGACACCTACCGCCTGGTACCCTACGAAAAACTTGCCCGGGACGATCGGCTGGTTAAGGAGAAAGGGCTTGCCCGGCACTGCATAGGTCTAAGCGGTATCAGCTTTACTGATGAGGAAATTGACGAGTTTGCTACCTATGTGCGGAGCCTGAAAAAAGAATCGGGTACACACATTTGCTGTTCCATTGGGTTCCTCACAGCAGATCAGGGGCGAAAGCTTAAAGAGGCAGGGGTAAACCGGATTAACCACAATCTCAACTCCAGCCGTAGCTACTATCCTCAAATATGCACCACCCACACTTGGGATGAGCGGGCAGCCAACATTAAAATGCTCCAGGGCCTGGGTTTTGAAATCTGCTGTGGGGGCATAGTGGGCCTGGGGGAGGCTAGGGCTGATGTGGCGGATCTGCTCCTCTCTATCAGGGAAATTAATCCCCAGTCGGTGCCAATCAACTTTCTCCTGCCCCTGAAGGGGACTCCTCTGGAAAGCCAGGATACTTCCTTTCTTACGGCGGAATACTGCCTCAAGGTACTCTGTCTTGCCCGTCTTATGGTCCCCGCATCGGATATACGTTGCGCCGCCGGAAGGGAAGTGTACCTGAAAGGCCGGGAACGGCAGATGTTCATGGCCGTGGATTCGATCTTTGCTTCCGGCTATCTTACTGCGGGAGGCCAGGGGGTTGATGATACTATCAAGGTTATTACCGATGCAGGATTTGAGTACATGGTAGAGGGTACATAA
- the purD gene encoding phosphoribosylamine--glycine ligase, protein MKVLIIGSGGREHALAWKLAGSEQVERVYVAPGNGGTALEEKCENVPAGLGDPASEAGQEALAGFVRQAGIGLTVVGPEVPLAEGIVDRFRAVGLAIVGPDKKAARLEASKVFSKAFMNKYGVRAAGSRDFIDPAKALDHAKDHFSGPAPAPLVIKADGLAAGKGVVIAADLAEAETCLSSFMKDGALGAAGSSVVLEEFLEGKEVSVLAAVSVRPGSKGVIKPFVSARDHKRRFDGAQGPNTGGMGSIAPVPDFTAAAQKDFETAILQTTLKGMEAEGMDYRGFIFFGLMVKNDRCSLLEYNVRLGDPETQAVLPLSDFDFAGLCAAILDNTLEKFPLTWKAGAVCAPVAVADGYPGAYRKGDPIAVNEAALAKTGARLFIAGAEKVTDTVLRSSGGRVLAVSAWGADADQAWARAYEALGAVSFEGMAYRKDIGRESTSSP, encoded by the coding sequence ATGAAGGTATTGATCATCGGTTCCGGGGGCCGGGAACATGCCCTGGCCTGGAAGCTTGCCGGATCGGAACAGGTGGAGCGGGTGTATGTTGCCCCGGGAAACGGGGGGACCGCCTTGGAGGAAAAGTGCGAAAACGTTCCGGCCGGCCTGGGGGATCCCGCAAGCGAAGCGGGGCAAGAAGCCCTGGCAGGCTTTGTCCGGCAGGCGGGGATTGGCCTTACCGTGGTGGGCCCCGAGGTCCCTCTGGCTGAGGGCATCGTTGATCGGTTCCGCGCCGTAGGGCTCGCCATAGTGGGTCCTGATAAAAAGGCTGCCCGGCTTGAGGCCAGCAAGGTCTTTTCCAAGGCCTTCATGAACAAATACGGGGTTCGTGCTGCAGGAAGCAGGGACTTCATCGACCCTGCAAAGGCTCTGGACCATGCAAAAGACCATTTTTCCGGCCCAGCCCCGGCGCCCCTGGTAATAAAGGCTGATGGGCTTGCCGCAGGAAAAGGGGTGGTGATTGCCGCTGACCTGGCAGAGGCGGAAACCTGCCTTTCTTCCTTTATGAAGGATGGAGCCCTGGGCGCCGCAGGCAGTTCAGTGGTGCTGGAGGAATTTCTTGAAGGGAAGGAAGTGTCGGTTCTGGCGGCGGTGAGTGTCCGCCCGGGCAGCAAGGGGGTGATTAAGCCCTTTGTGTCCGCCCGGGATCACAAGCGCCGCTTTGATGGCGCCCAGGGGCCTAATACAGGCGGTATGGGGTCCATAGCCCCGGTCCCGGATTTTACCGCCGCCGCCCAGAAAGACTTTGAAACCGCTATACTCCAAACCACCCTCAAGGGCATGGAAGCGGAGGGTATGGATTACCGGGGCTTTATCTTTTTCGGCCTTATGGTAAAAAACGACCGCTGTTCCCTTTTGGAGTACAATGTACGTTTAGGGGACCCGGAAACCCAGGCGGTGCTGCCCCTCTCTGACTTTGACTTTGCCGGCCTGTGTGCCGCCATCCTGGACAACACCCTGGAAAAGTTCCCCCTCACCTGGAAGGCCGGCGCGGTCTGCGCCCCCGTGGCAGTGGCTGACGGTTACCCCGGTGCCTACCGCAAAGGGGACCCCATTGCGGTAAACGAAGCTGCCCTCGCCAAAACCGGTGCCCGGCTCTTCATCGCCGGCGCCGAAAAGGTGACTGACACCGTTTTGCGGAGTTCCGGGGGACGGGTCCTGGCAGTCTCCGCCTGGGGTGCCGATGCGGACCAGGCCTGGGCCAGGGCATACGAGGCTCTGGGGGCGGTCAGCTTTGAAGGGATGGCTTACCGGAAAGATATAGGGCGGGAATCAACAAGCTCGCCCTAA
- a CDS encoding TDE2508 family outer membrane beta-barrel protein, with protein MKFRLSAVGICLAALIAVPSLVAQTAAPGSLTGENTYRLFTTDADAYLDVNDFQDVDFSKFFVLLQGSGNGWVAGGFATHLGSLYLGLYYNGNILRGQNIKAEDGNEGWNDVLTIESRRDPTNAIKTISAGDDTGFILTDQFAFLLGSPFFGGIKLSINLADIVLDSDRRDITTPPGEKTGDNSSKSFNSDGSLNTTTNSNMGALDLSVLWGKKIGLGGGSFKPEIELGGSIDLAKVVDKAYTNVLETITSNPGHSSLNIGLRGEYEFAKKGNSQLALVFDEYLSLGFYPDALEKKEIKTLAVEGIPAAGESPAIEGTPEYTKTEEKTQDSSSLSNYLSIGLKKTYEVSDRFSTGFGFDIAFKINSDTQKITQKESDTLGTAYTYDLPDGTPAPYPRVTKNEDSSSFWIAPSFSLGFVYQIVPTVFSLNGGLCISPTFMSESWEDKLATGQSLKKTSTTTFALIPSFGIGGTLTFNNMLSLDLNFAPTDTSQNFNIDLTTLSLLATVKY; from the coding sequence ATGAAATTTCGCTTAAGCGCTGTTGGAATATGCCTGGCAGCATTAATCGCTGTCCCGTCACTGGTAGCCCAAACTGCAGCGCCCGGATCTCTTACCGGTGAAAACACCTATAGGCTTTTCACGACTGATGCGGATGCCTATCTTGATGTAAACGATTTTCAAGATGTGGACTTTAGTAAATTTTTTGTACTCCTCCAGGGGAGTGGTAATGGTTGGGTGGCAGGCGGGTTCGCCACCCATCTTGGCAGCCTGTATTTAGGACTCTACTACAATGGTAATATCCTTCGTGGTCAGAATATCAAAGCAGAGGATGGCAATGAAGGATGGAATGATGTCCTTACTATAGAAAGCCGCAGAGACCCAACAAATGCAATCAAAACTATAAGTGCCGGAGATGACACTGGTTTTATTCTGACCGATCAATTTGCATTCCTGCTGGGCAGCCCTTTTTTTGGGGGCATTAAACTCAGTATTAATTTGGCAGACATAGTTCTTGATTCGGATAGAAGAGACATCACCACTCCCCCGGGGGAAAAGACCGGTGATAACTCCTCCAAGAGTTTTAACAGCGATGGTAGCTTAAACACCACGACCAATTCCAACATGGGCGCCTTAGATTTATCAGTCCTGTGGGGCAAAAAAATCGGACTGGGAGGCGGGTCGTTTAAACCGGAGATCGAACTGGGGGGCAGTATTGACCTGGCTAAAGTGGTTGACAAGGCCTATACCAACGTCCTTGAGACCATTACATCCAATCCCGGCCATTCCTCTTTAAACATTGGGCTGCGGGGGGAATATGAATTTGCAAAGAAAGGAAATTCCCAGTTAGCCTTGGTTTTCGATGAATACCTGTCTCTGGGTTTTTATCCCGATGCCTTGGAGAAGAAGGAAATTAAGACCCTGGCTGTTGAGGGAATCCCAGCTGCTGGGGAAAGCCCGGCTATTGAGGGAACCCCGGAATATACAAAAACTGAGGAAAAAACCCAGGATAGCAGCTCTCTGTCTAATTATCTGAGTATCGGCCTTAAAAAAACCTACGAAGTCTCCGACCGGTTTTCCACAGGGTTCGGCTTTGATATCGCCTTTAAAATAAATTCCGATACGCAAAAAATAACACAAAAAGAGTCCGATACTCTTGGAACTGCCTATACATACGACTTACCGGATGGAACTCCGGCCCCATATCCCAGGGTTACAAAAAATGAGGATAGTTCCAGTTTCTGGATTGCCCCCTCCTTCTCCCTCGGTTTCGTATACCAAATAGTCCCCACTGTTTTCAGCTTGAACGGAGGCCTCTGTATCAGCCCCACTTTTATGAGCGAATCTTGGGAGGATAAGCTGGCCACAGGGCAATCGCTGAAAAAAACAAGTACCACCACGTTTGCGCTTATACCCAGTTTTGGGATAGGCGGAACACTTACCTTTAATAACATGCTTTCCCTTGATCTTAATTTTGCCCCTACAGATACATCTCAGAACTTTAATATTGATCTTACAACTTTAAGCCTCCTGGCTACTGTTAAATACTAG